In Anas platyrhynchos isolate ZD024472 breed Pekin duck chromosome 15, IASCAAS_PekinDuck_T2T, whole genome shotgun sequence, the DNA window acttaaatactAACACCAAAATCCCTATAGTCAGGGTCTGAAATAAACAGGTAGCACttagtttttttcccctctaaggTGCTGCCTGTATTGTGGAATCAGGGAATTCCTAAGACCGTCAGAAATCTCAGAGAAATCACTATTACCATGGTAAACAACTTTGtaaaagctttaaatatttGGTTTGGATTGAAGTTCCACCAATTGGAAACATTTCATTACGAATGACTTCTACTTCATTAAGAAGTGAAGAAGCTCCTAGCCTCATGGTTGCAGATGGAATCTGAACACACAAAGTAAGGGAATGCCAGCAGCTCACACCAGAAATCAACCTCCCTGCTTCCTCTCCAAGAGACCTGATACAATTGTGAAAACTGATTCTTAACCTTTAAACACTCTTAGGTAATAAAAAGAATAACATCTCAACCAGCCTTCATTTCTTAGATTAAATAAGCACACAAACTCAGAGCCTGGGGATTAAACAAGTGTTACTGCATCCGCAACTGATGTTaaagtcttttaaaatgtaagtgTGATGGTCAAGTATATGGTAGAAGTGACATATAAACTCACACAAGGTATTAAGTTATTGAAGAGCAATTAGTTGAAATAAGTTTTAGTTTGCAAGGGTTCAGTTTGTAGAAGAGTTgcaagtattttccttttttttttttttttttggacagttctgcatttcttttctctctttgtggAACATAAAGAGGACCTCAATTCTGCATATCTGCACATATCTGGATATCTTAGCTGCTCCCAAAATTACACAcgcatatatattttaattattttttttcctttgtagtaCCAAGAAATCAGCATTTGCACCATACTTTAAAGCAGTGCTTGCCAGGAGAAATTGGGAAATGCTTATGGAAATTTAGCATAGTTGCCTTAGCAACAACATTTCTCATGAGATGACTTCTTAGGTCATTTAAAAACCTAGCATTTCCTTTAGCAACATGAACTAAGTCACTACTTGCATTCTTGCCCTGCACTGTTTAGTTGGTCAGAAACTTGTATGGATGCCTACTTAAACAGCCTACGAGTACTAGTGGCTTTTAAAACTTACAGTATATCACTGTGACTAGGATattatttatgcttttaaacaaagcaaactgaagcacaggagagATCAACTGATCTGCTGCAAAGTCTGAGCAGAGACCTGAACCCACACCTTCAGAGTAATACTTTAGGTCTCAGCTCAAGACTTGAACCCACATCTTCAGAACCTTACTTTTGGTCTCAGCCCTCCTGGTCCTGTCTGGTCTGCAGCTAAAGACTGGTGGCACTATGAACAGATCTGAGAAACAAAGCCTTGGTTTTAGTTCATCAGAAATTAAGATTTTTCCCACATtcaaggaattaaaaaacatGCAGGGCTGTTAATTAGTTTATTACAATgcatttctggaggaaaaaataatgattataaACAGGCTAAGACTTAGTAGCAAATTAGTAAGTTTGTTTAAAACTTTGTATAACACCAAATAACAACCCTCGTAATTATTCCTGTGCTTAGCCAGTACATTTTCCACATTTACATAGATCTATTTGGGCAACAAACCTAAGTGCTGGTTCATAAAAGACTCTCAACTGCAGCGTGCCTGCCTTTCAcctctgctccttctcctgGCTGCCATGAGCCGGTGAGGTGAGGACTTTCCTGCCCACACCCCCCTCCAACCCTGTATTGCAGGGGTATGCATAGCAGCACATCACTGTCAGTACCTACCCCGTGTCTTCCTACAGCTTTTCTACGAACAGATCCTTCTGGTTTGCTAAAAAGCACTGAACAGTCACCTGGTCATTTAAAAGTACTCCAGGCTGGCTCCTGACTATCACCATGAATCgttttttatttcatgtcaCCGTTCTATAAAAGGAACCGAGAGTACTGCTTTACTTAAGTACTTGAAATACAATGACTTATTGCCAAGTCACATCACAGTTGTAGGTGCCTAGACTGGACGCCCTGTCCCGTGTTGACACCAGTGCCATTACACGGCCCTCAGCTCCATTGGTCCCCTCAAAACCAAACCCTgtgctgcttcatttttttgaTGCTTTTCAGCAAATTGCAACTGGAGATACAAGTAACTAGCCTGTTTTTGTTCTCTCATTCTTTGGCAGCATTTCtgttaaactttttaaaatatttgttaacaATGCTGAGAACCATCACTTCAGAGGGTAGCTGATTTTCAAGTTGGCTAAGTAAAAAGAGGCTCTGGTCTGTACCAGCTGCTGAAAATCAGGTTTAGccttcaccaccaccacaggcCTTTCAGGATTATCCagcaaaaacaagacaaaacaaaaacaaacaaacaaaaaaaccactgcCTGAGAGAACACTGAATTTGGCCTGGCACTGCACTGAGATGTGCATCACCCATTGAGGTATTTTCCTCATCAGTATTTTCCTCAGTCCTTCACGTTAGCTTATTGGGATCTGCATGGCAACTTTCTATTAATTGCTGGTATTAGAAAGACAGTTCAGTTTTTATTATCATGAAGGAAAGTAAAGGATTAGAAACTAACAACATTTAAGTGTTTAATAAACCAGCTGATTTGCAGCTTTAGAAGGAATGTTATTTTTGCAGCTATATCATTAACACAAAGCGCCTCCGAGACTTCAGAGCTCCTGAAGATAAAGCCAGTGTTGCCTTTGTGTGGTAGCAGCTGTCACAGCAGCCACGTCTTGTGTGTTTTCCAAGATAACTTACAAATATCACACGCCAAACTGTGAGTCACCAAATTACTTCTCCCTGGTCTACTTTGTTTTGGGTCAAATCTTGCTGGGTCTGCATAACCTTTAAAAGCCACCATAATTTCGGTTAGGACATGAACATGTGCTGTAAGCGATATGCTTCTTCTCAGGCAAAAATGGCTGCTGCAGGTGTGTAAGACTGAAACATAATCCTGTGTTGAGACCAGCGTTAACAGACACCCTGCACCTACATCAGTCCCCTCAGATCCAAACTCCGTGCTTCCTGGCAGAAGTCGAGGCTTTCTGCTGTTTCCAGAATCCTGTAACTAAGGTAAAATAATATATGAACTTTGAAGATTTCCTTGGctagaattaaaaaacagatgATTTTTCAGAGACAAAATCCTCAATCCACTGTATGTGATATGAAACACACTTGGACAAGTTTCCTCTTAAGGTGTTCTTTCAGACATGAAAACATGAGGAAATTAATTCCAATTGGCTTTTATAAATTAGTACAAATGTTAGTGTGCATCTCTCACTAAAGTTAACCCATGGCACCTGCAACAAGGCCAAAAAAATTGTCTCAAAAGCATTAATTGAGACCCACACATCTGTGGTACTAATCACAGGGCAGTCTATTTGTTCTCTGCTTATCGGATATTTACAATCCACtagtttttgttctttaagaAACGCTTTCCAGGCCAAGACTTGATGAATGACTGAGTTAACCACTAATGCTGTATGGCTGAGTAACTCTGACCTTCTTGACCCACAAGCAAAAAGTCATCTTGCCTCTTTCAAAAAGCTACCCACATAAAAGTAAATACAACGTAGTATAAATTGAGGCAAGTCACTTGTAGGAGTGTGCCAAATTGGGTTCAGTCCAACAGCTTTCCAATTAGTTGCGGAAAGCTTGCAAAGTAGGAAATAATTGAGCATGCCTTACGTGAACTGCAACAGCACATACCAGGCTTGGACATGGAACAGTACCTTATAACTCCGAGgatattgccttttttttttttttttaaacaaagctaACAAAACACCcaatttttcttccagcatagAGATAACTTAAATCCCATCATTAACATCAAGCTTCTCTGTCCTGAAAAATACAGACTTGTACTGCTGTACAAAAATGCTGTGTTGACCAGCTGCATCCATTCCTCCCCCACACTCCGATCTTAGgactctgcaggtgctttgaaCTAACTTTGCAAGAGTGTATTCAGTAGATGTTATGCAGCAATCTGATGCTGTAATTGCTGCCTTGCTTCTCTTGCCCCAGCATTAGCAATAGTGacaagattagaaaaaaaattagcagcCAATCAAAGACAGAAGAAGTGAGCAAAGCGCAAAGATCTGAGTGTTCGAGCCTACCTTTTTGGAGATGCCACACTGCAAACAGGAGGGGTGCAGTGGGTATGCAATTGACAGAAGAAGAACgtaaaaggaaagacaaaaaaaagataGAACAGATCAGTGATTTTCTATATCCATGGCAAAGTGAATGTAAGGAGCctggaaagaaacaaagcacaGTTTGATTTGAATCAccaagcaaaaggaaaaaaaatgacaggttaggttaaaatattttctatcttccactttttttttttttttcccccttttgctGCCTGCTCAGTTATTTGATTGTAAAATAATTCATTAACTACTTGCACAGGCCAAACACAACTATCCAGACAAGAAAACTTTCATCTTATTGAGCAGTGGAGAAAAGCTCTTCTCCAGCAACTACATCTGTGTACACCAGGATCCAAATTGAGCCTAGTTCACAGCAGTACCCAGGTAACGGAGAATAAGAAATATGTTTGAAAAAGTAAAGATGATAAAAGTTTTTCATTAGCAACTCTGCCTGCTGAGGTAATTCCTACTGGACTTATTTGGGTATGAATTTACTACATTTTGCTTTGAAGGCACCACTGTTCTGAGTGAGAATGCCTCTACAACATTCAGTGCAGCTGGACCTTCTGTGTAACTCTCACTCTGTTGCTGAAGAATATACTAATACATTCAGAAAGGATATTACAGCTTTTCTGAACCTCAGTACACAAATGAAAGGTAATATGCACAAACTGCAGGAGTTCATACTGCTTGTTGCAAGTCCTGAATGCAATGATCATGAATTCTACCCAACGTGACCTTCCAGGGGCTCAGCGCCTCGGCACATTTGAGGCTGGCAGAACAGTCTCTTCCAAGAGAAAAGCAAGGTAAAGCACAAGCCAGGTGTAAACCAAATTGTAAATCTAAAAACAAACCCTTGGAAAAGACTGCAGGGTTCATGGAGATAACTTTCTGCATACAATGTACACGTAAGAAGTTCAGCTAACGCCTAAGTTATCTTGTAGGCTAGAATTGGGTAAGGCTATTTCAATACCACAGAACACACCCGCTTGCAACTACTGTGACTTACTCAGCAACATAACTGGCTGTAAgacacacacatgcagaggTCTCTTCGCTAAGCTATTATTAAGGCTACCTATTATAATGGACCAAGATTTCATTGGTCCATTGCTCCCAGCGGGCTTTTCCTCCtcttgtttctgaaaaagagATAATGCAATCATCTTTTGGATTAGTATCCTCACTTTCCTTTTTCGTTGTTCTTTCAGAATAGTTAATTTCAAATAGCACGTGTACCCATCACAAAACTAGCCATCTCCTACCTATGGTTACTATGGCCTTGATTTTCAGGAGGTTTGTGGTCAAActacttttaaaagtaaaaatacttttacTAAATTTACTTTTAGTAAAAGTAAAACAAGACTTAGTTATTTCTCCACTATTATAAAATAAACTCCCTAGGTGAGGAAAACATTCCCACCTCAGACAGTGTTTGCCTATTTGCAGTAAAGAAGCACCTGAGTTCACAGTGCTGGATGGCACGAAATTCATGTTTTATACTAATAATCTCATCTTAACCATCGTCGTATTTGTTTGGGTACTTTTCTTCCCAGTAAGTTACCAGTGTTTTTCCAGCTttaataaaatgtcttttggTTTAAAATCAGCCTGTGAGACACTTTTGAAATTTGCAATATTTGCAATCAGCATATACCCGTGAAAGGTAATTATGAATTCATCACACTTCTCAGTTCAGTCCCAGCAACGTTTAATTTTTGGGCTCCTGACTATTTCTAACCAAGTTCCCACAGAAAAAGTCAGCAGAGGTATCAGCATGCACCAGCAGagctcttctcctcctccaccaggcACGTAAGACTAGCGGACTGTTCATCAGACAGAGAAAAGCTCAGGATCTCAGGTTTGTGGAGAATCACTCGGACTACCTGTGGGGAGACCCCTACCTTTTCTGTTTGACTGTGATGCCCTTCTGCTGCAAAGCCTTCTCGTTGGccatctgcagcagctggatCTCCTTCCGTGAGAAAAGGCGGATAGCAAAGGCTTTTTCCAGAAGCCTCTCTGGAGACACTGACTTCGCGATGTCTCTCACAAAAGCCCGAATATCCTGCTGTACGCTGTCAGACTCCATGGGCTGCCCAGCTCTGACTTTGTGAAAGAATTTCAGAATAGCCAGCGCAACGCGATAGAGAACTTTGTAGCCCTCCACCAGAAACACATCGAAGACCCGAGCAATGTACACCATGGGCAGCTCTCCGAAGAGCCACCGCTGCCAGTCAGAGTATACCTCTAACACGTCCTCAGACACTGCCACCATCAGCTTGTGTGCTGCCTGACAGTACTTGTTAACCAGGTCCCCAAAAGTCATGCACGAGGATTCAAAGGCTAGGAATGTCTGATCGATGAGCCGCTTAGAAGGGTCGTTGCAAGCAAGGATGCGGCAAACCTGTTCAAAACACTCTGCCTCATCCTTGCTGTAGTGAAGGAGCAAAGCTATCACAGATGGCAGCGCTGGGCAAAACGATATGTCTGGGAACTGGTTTGCAATGCACAAAATAATCTTCCTGACTGCCCCAATGCCTTCAGCATTCAAGCAGTACGTAGGGACAAGGCTGTCGTCAACAAACTCTGGTAGTGGCAGGGAGTTACTGTTACGCTTTCCGACAATCTTCACAACAATGTCGCGGTAAACATTTGCGTCCGGGGTCACTGTGCGGCACGGGATGTTGCTAATTAGCTTGTGGTACACTTTGGCTCTCAGAGAATGGTTCTTGGCCCAGTAGCCTTGTCGGGCCAGCTGCTTGAGTTCCTGGAACTCCGTGCAGGTTAGGTCCTTTGCATCCTGGCTCTGGACAGTAACATCCATTTTGTCCCAATCCACAAAGCAGCTGTATTCATCCATGGCTTGAGGAGAAGCATATGAGAAAAATCATGAGAACTGAGACTATTTCATCATTAAACGTCTTGCAGATTTTcctgaaagaagtaaaaaaaaaaaaaagttgagtaACAGATGATCTCCCATTTTCTTTAggaacacacatatatacatgcaACTTGCTCCCGCACTGCCAAAGCTGTTCTCTAAAGCAAAAAGTAtataagcattttttatttttaagccaaaCGTCACTTCCATTCTCATTACGTACTTGTCAGAAACTCATATCAAAGTTGTTATCAATGGCCAGCCCACAGACTGATTGTGAGCACATCTGCACATGAAGTAGACTTCCTAACTCAACTTCCTAACTAAAGTTTAAATTAACTTCTTACTTACAGAGAGAAACATCCCACTCAGAAATATTCACAGCTTGTCCAGTTTGCAGTCTCTATTCCTAATTCTCTGGGGAAGCAACAGTTATTTATACTAAAATTGTGCAGTTTCGCAAGCAGTGTAAACCGTTCCAAGACTGTGCAGCCAGTAAAAGGAGACGCTGACCTCCTGCTAGACACAACCACGTGCTCCTAGTTACTCCTTTATGCTGGTACTGGCTCTCATGTGGTCACACAGTCACGGAGACTGGTTTGTTGATGTACAATTCTTCCTTGCCATTTGGTAAGCAAGATGTGCAGCTGTAGGGTCACCTAGGTTAACGTTAGTGCCAGTGCAAAGGTGACAAGGCAGAAGCACCCTTTCTGATGGCAGTACAGGCTCACAGCAGCTTAAAACAGCTTCATGAAAGTGATTCTTAATCCTCGTGAGCACTGCACTGGACTTCTGGTTCTGATTTTGTATGCATTTCTATGATCAAGTCACCCTCTAGAGGGCCTGCTATCACAATCATTAGaccattttaaaaacacactaGACTATAAtaagagcagtgagagctgaAAGATCAGGTTCTAGCCTCTGGTTCCTCAAACCACATGTTAACACGATCTACCAGCTGACTCCAGCTTCAAAGCACACCTGTGTCCCAGCAAACAGCATCCACTAATGCCCATACGTGAATTAGCTTTAATTCACTGCATCTCCCCTTCTAGTTTTCCACTGAAACACACCAGTGACAGCAGACAACAAGTTAGTCCACTGCAGGAACATCTCTGTCAATGCTCCCTCAGTGCTGGGTTAAAGCTAGGGAGCACACCCCCACTGACGCTGCAGAGTCTGCAAAGGCAGCTGAGCCCTATAAGATGCAACAGGGCTTTGAAACTGATTTGTACAATTATGGCATTACGTGCAAAGgtcaaagcaacaaaaacagttACTGAAATGCTTCCAGAAAACCTTTAGTCATTCCTGTATCAACAGACTGGACGATGCATAGAACTTGACATTTACTAGCGCAGACCATGGGCTTTTTTATAGCAAGTGCATTAAAAGGATTTGAAACTCACGGCAGACACACCATCAGGACAGATGACTCATCCTTCCTACTTCACTACAGTAGGATAAAACAAACACTTTGGTTCAAGTTCAGAACATCCAATGAGCATTAGCTTGGACAGCCATACATTTAACCTAGATAGTTTTAAATTGTGGCTAAAAatgaattaagatttttttctttttggaaccACATGCTGAAACTccaaaatttaatttctctttaatAAGCTTGTCAGCAACACAAGGAAGCCTTTTGGATGGCTCCTCccctccaaatattttttttcagattttataaaaacagtttttttggGGGAGTCATCTATTACACTGTAGAACGTAAGAACAATAAAGAAATGCTCacctgttctttttgttgtgttcttCCACATATGAAGTTAATGCTCAGACTGTAGTTAAAGGAGGCAGCATGTTGTCCCCACTTCAGACCTGAAAGCAGGCTGTATTATGGTGTGTAGGAACAGTGCTTCCTTGTGAGCACGTCTTTGGGATCAGCAAAGGAGTAACGGTGGGATACCAGCCCACTGCAGAGTCGATGTAGGTCTGTTAAGTTAACATTCTTCTGTCATTCTCCACCTGGGAAACACAGGAGACTTACCTTTAATTGAAATTCTACAATACCCTTGTGgagaaaaattatatttctattCAGGAGGGAGCAAAGTACAGGAAGCTGAACCATACAATTCATGGTCACTTCAGCACAGAAACCATTACGATCCTGTATGTGCTGGAGTCTTCACTATGAAACAGCTTCCCCCTTCTGCCATCACTTTTTGGGAACCACTTACGTCTACATTAGGGAGGGTTAATTGAAATGTCCATCTCATGAGAGAACTTACAAGATATTCAGAGTTGCaacttttctgtccttttccctataaattttcttctctctctccttacTCTTCTTTTTCTATCATTCACACACTTCATGTCATATATCCATATGAATTCATAGATATTTTCCATCATTCAGAGTCACAGGCATGCTTAAAGCTTGCATGTCATCTTTCCCTCTGGAAATTTCTCCAGAAACTAACTGATTTAGTGAGTGTGTGCTCCTCAGCAAGCTCACTGAAGGCAGTGGCTAGGGGATGGAAATCTGACAGAACTTTGGAGCACACTGGCTGAGAGAAATCTTCCAGCTGTGCAAGTAGGTCGGGCTGCTTGTGTTTCTCAGAGCTCGAaatgctgcaagaaaaaaaaaatgacaggaaaGCAAACAGGCATTGTTGAGGCCGCTAAAGCATGACCAGATCTTAACTGCTTGCAAAACCAACAGAATTAGTGTGCTTCAGCGTAATGGTGCACAGCTCCCGACACTGTGCCAAAAGCTACTGCAAGCCAGCAGGCCTCGAACTGGGAGTATTTACTTGCCAAAGGAGAAGAGCCcaagaaatttcagaaaacttCTAGCCTGCCTTTGTCATTTCCTCCTCCCACTCCTTCTGAATCTTCCTCCATCCGTCCCTCTGTACAAGTCTTCTCTTCTGGCAACCACATAAAGAGCAAAGTTTAACTCTGAGTTAATGGTAAAAGCAGGCAAAAGCTGTCTCATTTCCAGTAGCAGAGAGCAAGCTGGTCAGGGGCTGTGTCCCACCCACTTCTCGCAGGTACTGAGACTCATTTATATCTCCTTATTACAACACAACTCCTTCCTCTTGGTAAAGTAACTTTAGGAAAGTTAGCACCACGTTGCAGCAGTATCCTCTGCCTGGATCTCTAGATTACAGCGCCTCAACTGCAGAGAACTGGAATGCTTTCAAGTACCTCTTAAGACAAAATTGTGATGGGGTTTTAAAAATTAGCAAAGCCAATTCCATTACTCATGTCAATGGCAGAGCTTGACAGTTCCATGCACCTCCTTTAAGGAGATGTCCCCATTCTCCTTTCTAATTTGACTGACTTCTACAAAACAGTAAGAATTAGCACAGAACAGAACACCACCCTTTTTTAGCAGCGACCACCACACAAGTTTGAGATTGTTGGATCTATTGGTGTATTATGGAGCTTCTCGCTCTTCAGTTaactgcaaattaaaaacaagtgaGAAGTAGAAAAAAGCATATTGAAAATACACCAAAAATGGCTGCAGTAAAGACAGAAGATTTTCCGAGGTTAAGTTTAAAACTATGAAGCAAATCATCATTATAATTCAAAACCAGGCAATGACCATTGAACTGGAACTGGCATGATTTCAAGACAATGActacatttttaagaaataagcTTGCCAGTCTAGCCACATTTTTCCATTCCACCCCTTAATTCTTCCCACTGTTGTGTAGGCTACTTTCAGAAGATGTCTGAAAACTGCACTGAATTTTATAGAGCAATGAAGCAAATTGTGGCAGTCAAAAGTCTGATACTGCCTTTGAAAAAATCTATGAAAGCATCTAAAAATGCATCAGTTAGAAAATAAACGATTTGAATTATGACTTCCCTTCATCAAAGGGAATATAAGGTCACAACACTGCTAAAGCTAATGTGGCTAGGGACAACTTTAGTAAGTGTCATTACAAAAGCAACTGAGTAACTTTTGCAAGATGTATTTCAATATTTCAATCACAAAACTAACCAACTCTACTTCCAGCTcattaaaataatcattttttgaTTTgtataataaaacaataataaattataatcaAATACATAATTTGCATAAAGAATTTTTTGATTCTTTCCCAAATGCAAGAATCAGCAAACTGAAATACCTGAACTAGAACTAATGTGGAGTACCAATATTTCTTCCGAACCCAGAGTACATATATCCACATTAGTGCAATATTTATATTCtaaacttttttaaaatgcttgattttaaaaattccaGCTTTGATTAAAACCCGAGATTAAACTACTTGGTACTGATTTTAATGAACACAGAAAAGTTCCTTAAAAAATTATAATCAGGAAAACCTTGATCCTTATCCTATTTAAATAGCATTACAATTTTGCCTTCTGAAAGTTGTACGACAGATTAACAGCTTGTTAGGATACTTCACATGCACCCAGTGTAGTTACTGTATAACACGAAACCTAAACTTTGATAACGTTTTTCAACTTACCCATGCGCAGTTGTTGATTTTAATGAGGATCACTTTTCAAACACCTCTGATACAGCTCTTTGCTACGCACTATACAGAACAGCTAGATACCAACAACTGATATTTTGTCATGTGTTTTTATAATGTGCTAACAGAAAGcaagtattttcttttgctgcacAACAAAAGACTACTGCTAACCTCCTGGAGCTGCAGCGCATTGTCTCCCGTTTATGCTGTAGTGATGCTGCTAGAGAAAAGGCTCAAGCCCACTTCCTTTCATTGAAGTGACCCATGCAGAAGGCACACGAACAGATGAATCCTTGAAATTTCTAGCCATTAGTCCTCACTCTAGTTTAAGGAAAttaaaccccaaaccctaagtAGATGATTTCCCATCCTTGCACAATACTGAATCACATCTGAGATTTTTGCTTTATATACCAATGAATCTGATAGAAGAACAAAGCAATGCAGCAAGGGAGTAATGCTGACCAACAGGCACTCTTTCCTCCCCAGTACTTCAGTGCATCTTGCAGTTTTCTCTGAGCCCAAGCTTACAGCAGCATACCTTGACATCTCTGCTACATGGATCTGGAAACAAGACCGGACATCACAGTGCCATCCCCTGTGACATTTACAGCTTCAATTACTTCCCATTCCACAAACCATTTGGGACGATATCAGAGCTAAAAATTAAGCACTCCATTTAGCACCAGAACAAGCCAAACACAACCAGCTCATCATGCGTAGGAAAGCAATTTGGACCATGCTGATGCATTCTGAATTGACAATCCTCTTTAGTGGAGTACACAAGAGCTCGATGGATTGCTTTGATGAGGTTAAATGCAGTTCGATCTCTTTATGGATTGCCCTAGGCACCGTCCACAGAATAAGCTGGGCTTCTGCTTCTGGATAATGCTCTAGCACTAGTTTATCAGTCACAACAGGGGCTGAGATATTTGCTCCCCATTATTTTTCATGCTCTTTAGGGACAAAGGCTAGAAACCTGTTGACACAAAATGAGTACTCACTTCTGACTTCCCTTAGAAACTGCTGAAGACCTGATAGTGTCTGACAGCACTGGTAAGAGCTGCCGAGCAAATCATTTTAAGCATCTCAATGATTTCTCTGTGGACATCACCATTGCATATGAAGCACAGTCACTGAAGGTTTGCCTGAGAATCTCGTGCTTTCATTTATTAATGAAAACACAGGTAACATTGTCTTCTTAAACAGGGACTTTTAATTATCTCTGATTAATCAATCATGTATTTTATTACAATAAAAAGTTCAGAAACAAGACGATCTATTCTGGTCTGATAAATAAATGACAGTAGTTCATATTTAAGAGAATGTCTAGGCCGTATATATGCAAACATttcaacagaaaacagcaaccCCTCATTCCCATCTCCTGTCCTGGGACAACACGAGCACTTCTAATACTCAATCACTGTTGATTCCATGAGTGTACTTATTATAAGATACCACAGAGGTAGAAAACCCAAACActcccaaaacaaacaacacaaaggtctgaaaaaaaaatctggtggaaaaaaaaaggaacagaaaaaaagattaatggTTCCACAAAGGGGGCAAAATGCTAAAGAACAGAGCATTGTAAGAGGGTACTGGATAGCAAATGTTATCAAATGTATA includes these proteins:
- the TBC1D24 gene encoding TBC1 domain family member 24 isoform X1 translates to MDEYSCFVDWDKMDVTVQSQDAKDLTCTEFQELKQLARQGYWAKNHSLRAKVYHKLISNIPCRTVTPDANVYRDIVVKIVGKRNSNSLPLPEFVDDSLVPTYCLNAEGIGAVRKIILCIANQFPDISFCPALPSVIALLLHYSKDEAECFEQVCRILACNDPSKRLIDQTFLAFESSCMTFGDLVNKYCQAAHKLMVAVSEDVLEVYSDWQRWLFGELPMVYIARVFDVFLVEGYKVLYRVALAILKFFHKVRAGQPMESDSVQQDIRAFVRDIAKSVSPERLLEKAFAIRLFSRKEIQLLQMANEKALQQKGITVKQKSVASPKRQNVHLAVHAENFKSEIVSVKEMRDIWSWIPERFALCQPLLLFTTLEHGCSLSRFYSHSEGHEPTLLLIKTTAKEVCGAYLSTDWSERRRGGNKLSFFGTGECFVFRLQPEVERYEWVIIKHPELATSGSEPENHVSPASSTLSSRSLPSDPSDRLSPFLSARHFNLPSKTASMFMAGSSECIIIGGGDGQALYLDADLNHGRTSHCNTFNNQPLCSESFQISVLEVWGFRDTMNG
- the TBC1D24 gene encoding TBC1 domain family member 24 isoform X2 encodes the protein MDEYSCFVDWDKMDVTVQSQDAKDLTCTEFQELKQLARQGYWAKNHSLRAKVYHKLISNIPCRTVTPDANVYRDIVVKIVGKRNSNSLPLPEFVDDSLVPTYCLNAEGIGAVRKIILCIANQFPDISFCPALPSVIALLLHYSKDEAECFEQVCRILACNDPSKRLIDQTFLAFESSCMTFGDLVNKYCQAAHKLMVAVSEDVLEVYSDWQRWLFGELPMVYIARVFDVFLVEGYKVLYRVALAILKFFHKVRAGQPMESDSVQQDIRAFVRDIAKSVSPERLLEKAFAIRLFSRKEIQLLQMANEKALQQKGITVKQKRQNVHLAVHAENFKSEIVSVKEMRDIWSWIPERFALCQPLLLFTTLEHGCSLSRFYSHSEGHEPTLLLIKTTAKEVCGAYLSTDWSERRRGGNKLSFFGTGECFVFRLQPEVERYEWVIIKHPELATSGSEPENHVSPASSTLSSRSLPSDPSDRLSPFLSARHFNLPSKTASMFMAGSSECIIIGGGDGQALYLDADLNHGRTSHCNTFNNQPLCSESFQISVLEVWGFRDTMNG